A window from Theobroma cacao cultivar B97-61/B2 chromosome 3, Criollo_cocoa_genome_V2, whole genome shotgun sequence encodes these proteins:
- the LOC18587136 gene encoding NAC domain-containing protein 86 isoform X2 has product MAPVGLPPGFRFHPTDEELVNYYLKRKINGQEIELDIIPEVDLYKCEPWDLSEKSFLPSRDPEWYFFGPRDRKYPNGFRTNRATRAGYWKSTGKDRRVTCQNRAIGMKKTLVYYRGRAPQGVRTDWVMHEYRLDDKECEDTCGIQDSYALCRVFKKNGICSEAEEQGQCSISLMECSQGVVNDSETMSPDLPLASPSGIEEEDKDDSWMQFITDDAWCSSNTSAMAGDEASNVVFTN; this is encoded by the exons ATGGCACCGGTGGGATTACCTCCTGGTTTCAGGTTTCATCCAACTGATGAAGAGCTCGTGAATTACTAtctcaaaaggaaaataaatggGCAAGAAATTGAACTCGACATTATTCCCGAGGTTGATCTCTACAAATGTGAACCATGGGACTTATCAG AAAAATCGTTTTTGCCAAGTAGAGACCCGGAGTGGTACTTCTTTGGACCCCGAGATCGGAAGTACCCAAACGGATTCAGAACAAACAGAGCGACTAGGGCAGGATATTGGAAATCTACTGGGAAGGACAGGAGAGTTACTTGTCAAAATCGAGCCATTGGAATGAAGAAGACGCTGGTCTACTACCGAGGCCGTGCCCCTCAGGGAGTAAGGACGGACTGGGTAATGCATGAATATCGCCTTGATGATAAGGAGTGCGAGGACACCTGTGGAATTCAG GATTCTTATGCACTATGTCGCGTGTTCAAGAAAAATGGCATCTGCTCAGAAGCAGAAGAGCAAGGGCAGTGTAGTATATCACTGATGGAGTGCTCGCAAGGTGTTGTCAATGATTCTGAAACCATGTCACCAGACCTTCCCTTAGCCTCACCTTCGGGCATTGAAGAGGAAGATAAAGATGACTCATGGATGCAGTTTATCACCGATGATGCATGGTGCTCTTCTAACACTAGTGCTATGGCTGGGGATGAAGCATCTAATGTGGTATTTACCAACTAA
- the LOC18587136 gene encoding NAC domain-containing protein 86 isoform X1, which produces MAPVGLPPGFRFHPTDEELVNYYLKRKINGQEIELDIIPEVDLYKCEPWDLSEKSFLPSRDPEWYFFGPRDRKYPNGFRTNRATRAGYWKSTGKDRRVTCQNRAIGMKKTLVYYRGRAPQGVRTDWVMHEYRLDDKECEDTCGIQVDSYALCRVFKKNGICSEAEEQGQCSISLMECSQGVVNDSETMSPDLPLASPSGIEEEDKDDSWMQFITDDAWCSSNTSAMAGDEASNVVFTN; this is translated from the exons ATGGCACCGGTGGGATTACCTCCTGGTTTCAGGTTTCATCCAACTGATGAAGAGCTCGTGAATTACTAtctcaaaaggaaaataaatggGCAAGAAATTGAACTCGACATTATTCCCGAGGTTGATCTCTACAAATGTGAACCATGGGACTTATCAG AAAAATCGTTTTTGCCAAGTAGAGACCCGGAGTGGTACTTCTTTGGACCCCGAGATCGGAAGTACCCAAACGGATTCAGAACAAACAGAGCGACTAGGGCAGGATATTGGAAATCTACTGGGAAGGACAGGAGAGTTACTTGTCAAAATCGAGCCATTGGAATGAAGAAGACGCTGGTCTACTACCGAGGCCGTGCCCCTCAGGGAGTAAGGACGGACTGGGTAATGCATGAATATCGCCTTGATGATAAGGAGTGCGAGGACACCTGTGGAATTCAGGTA GATTCTTATGCACTATGTCGCGTGTTCAAGAAAAATGGCATCTGCTCAGAAGCAGAAGAGCAAGGGCAGTGTAGTATATCACTGATGGAGTGCTCGCAAGGTGTTGTCAATGATTCTGAAACCATGTCACCAGACCTTCCCTTAGCCTCACCTTCGGGCATTGAAGAGGAAGATAAAGATGACTCATGGATGCAGTTTATCACCGATGATGCATGGTGCTCTTCTAACACTAGTGCTATGGCTGGGGATGAAGCATCTAATGTGGTATTTACCAACTAA